The stretch of DNA GATATTTTTCTCTTGCTCCATCCAAGGCTTTGTGCCCATGCCTTATAATTACTTCGTTCTTCTTTGTCTTCACCTTCATAAATCTCCTTCAGGAAACTTATAAAGCCATGCAACCCTCCTACATCATCAAGAACAAATACTCCGTCCTTATGAATGCATATAGGTTTATGTTTTGTCAATACTGTCGCTTCTGCATCTAATAGTTCATCCTTTGAAATATAGCCCTTTTGAAGTAATTCATTGCAATCCTTTTCCTTAGTAATGGTTATTGTCCAATCATCTCCAAAATCATAATTGTAGATTAGTTTATGTGTTACTGGAAAGATACCATTATCATTACAAACATCTTCATCCTTGAAAGCTAGAACCGTTGCTACTTCAAGTCGTTCAAGCAGGCTCTCTGTTCCACCCTCCATAGTAATGGAATTGTTCATTTCTTCCAGAGTTAATTCAATAAGTGGTGCTTTTTTTATAATTCTTGGTTTTGCTTTATCCTTCCCCTTGCTCCTATTCATATAGTCACTGAAAGATTCCTTAACCTCAAGAATTGGAAAACGCTCAATTAATTGTTTAATATCATTTTGAGCCCATTCATAATCTTCCGTAATGCCATGGAAGAAGTATGGTCCTGTATACTTTTTCTTAAGCCATGTTTTTATGCTCCCACTTTGGTAGTCATCATCCCAAAAAACATCATGCTCACACTCACCAGGAGGCTGAAAAAGTATACCCACTAAATCAGCCCACCCTTTTACAGTTCCACCTGTTAGCCTATTATAGATTTCCTCAGGAAGAACAAATCTGCGTAAATGAGAATTTTGCCATCCAAATAATCTCTGTATAGCATAGTGCAAATTATGAAGGGGCATATCTGAAGGAATTAAAATATTTCTGCTGATTGAGTCTCCTGTTGATGATTCTCCGTATTTGCGCAGAATCTCTTTCTCTGCGTCATCTAAATGGTCGTTTTTTAATTCCAAATGGAGATGTACTGTTTTAAACGCATTTGTATTGTTATAACATTCATTTGTCATAAACTTTTCCTTTCCTATTGATAAATTTCTTTTTTCATCTTTATTTATTGCTCTGTTTACAAACTTTTCACGGGCAATTTTAATTCTTTTTCTATATACTTCACTCTTTTTAGCATCTGTTGTTAGTTCCGGACCATTATAAAGATTTTTTTCATATGGCAAGAATGCAGTAACTCTGTTTGTTGAAGTATTCAATTCAGTAGCAATTTCTAAAATACTCTTACCCATACTTCTTCTTTTTCCAACCTCCAGGCTAAAATCCGTTGTATATTCCCCTAATGTTATAAGAATTTTTCTAACCTTTGCATATGAAATTTTCAGTTCATCAGCTGTCTTCTGCAAAGAAGCGGTTTTTTTATAAGATTTTAATACTTCCTGTATAAATGCTAATGTAGTTATTGTTTCATTCAGTTTTTTCTACCCCTTTCTAAAAAATAGTGTCAATACACGTGTACAAGATTAGTATACCCTGTGTTCTAATTAGTGTCAATACACGGCTGTTTTTTGCTTATGCCTTAATAAATTTCAGCATGTTGTTAATACGTAAAATATCAAGATGTTCAGAAGTCTTCCGCAAAGCTTTCACCAACTATATTAAAGCAGTTTTCAAAATAATTTGACCGGTATATCTTCCTTGCTTTCAATGAGAACTCCCTTGACTACCTTTGCTCCTTGGTGAGTAGCCCTGCTCGTCAGTGACAGTTGATTGAGTTCAATCTCAACCTCCACGCTATCAAATGATGTTATAACATCCTCAACAATATCATCGGAATAAATGTTTTCTGTGCTGGTCTTTGGTGTAAGCTTGGCACTAATTGCCCTCTCCAGTTTGGTTGGTGCCTCATAGGTAGCACCAGTCCCGTTGTCTTGGGTTAGAACAGCGATATGAGTATCTTTTAACCCTATTAAAGCCAAGCCCTGGAATGTGCAAAACCTCCTCCGGCCTTAGTACCGCATAACCGGTATCTTTTGTGTATTTATATAAAAGTTCTCCTGTGGAAGCCCTGTCCACCGTCATCCTGTCAGGAAGCAGAGGATAGAGGGCAAGCACCTTACCCCTACCATCACGCACAATTTGTGCATAGGCATTTCCCCATAATAAAAGATGACTCATCAGTGTCTCTCGGAACACAAATGAAGTCATCTCTGGGTTTGGCTCGTCGTGGAGCAGGTAATATAGCTGGTGGCTGGTTGCCTTTTCCTTGCCATTGACGGTGTGTTTATGCCTTACGGTAACCTCTTTTTCCAACCGCTTATCCTAACATTTCGCATACATCATCGGATTGCTCTTTAGATAACTATAGCATTTATCAACTTCATCAAGAAAATCACCGGCTCCGTTGGATTGGCTAACTGTACGGCAATGTATGAAACGATATTGTCCAAATCTTTATGCGCAAGCTCTGAAACAATCAATTTATACATTGTATTTCTCTCTTATGCTTTTTAAAGAAGCGTCCCAGCCAAGCACTTTTCCTTCCTTCAATTGTTCCTCGGCTGCAAAAAGTTTGTTATATACATCAAGCATGAACATTTTTTCTTCAAATATCACTACCCCTACCGCCTTTCTATCCTTACCACGCACTCCACATGCCTTGAGTGGGTAATAATGATGTCGTACCCCTCTGGTATCCCCTTGGCGGCAGGGTATCTTTCTCAACCAGTCGCCTGAGCAGGCTTTCTTACGTTTCGGCGCTACTTTTGCTTTACAACCCAAATATAATTGTATCGAACAAAATTTTCAAAAAGCGTATTGATTTCTTGAACGCTTTATTTGAAATAAGTCTTACCGGGTAAGTTATACTTCAATTTTTTTAAATGTCTTTTCCCTAAAATAGCTTTATCGAAAAGATTGAATCCTCATGATTATTGGACACATAGGCCGACGGTTTTAATAAACCCTCAGCATTGCTCCCTAAAAACTACTAATTATTTCCTAATAAATATCCAATAA from Desulfoscipio gibsoniae DSM 7213 encodes:
- a CDS encoding IS1096 element passenger TnpR family protein; this encodes MQKTADELKISYAKVRKILITLGEYTTDFSLEVGKRRSMGKSILEIATELNTSTNRVTAFLPYEKNLYNGPELTTDAKKSEVYRKRIKIAREKFVNRAINKDEKRNLSIGKEKFMTNECYNNTNAFKTVHLHLELKNDHLDDAEKEILRKYGESSTGDSISRNILIPSDMPLHNLHYAIQRLFGWQNSHLRRFVLPEEIYNRLTGGTVKGWADLVGILFQPPGECEHDVFWDDDYQSGSIKTWLKKKYTGPYFFHGITEDYEWAQNDIKQLIERFPILEVKESFSDYMNRSKGKDKAKPRIIKKAPLIELTLEEMNNSITMEGGTESLLERLEVATVLAFKDEDVCNDNGIFPVTHKLIYNYDFGDDWTITITKEKDCNELLQKGYISKDELLDAEATVLTKHKPICIHKDGVFVLDDVGGLHGFISFLKEIYEGEDKEERSNYKAWAQSLGWSKRKISNKLIL
- a CDS encoding major tail protein, yielding MALIGLKDTHIAVLTQDNGTGATYEAPTKLERAISAKLTPKTSTENIYSDDIVEDVITSFDSVEVEIELNQLSLTSRATHQGAKVVKGVLIESKEDIPVKLF